From one Arcobacter sp. CECT 8986 genomic stretch:
- the grpE gene encoding nucleotide exchange factor GrpE: MSEEKKEELNQEEVVETCENQTCEDNTEQEVLEQQEQTVESVKAEYEAKLKEEQDKYLRVHADFENIKKRLEKEKYQAIDYASEKFAKDLLAPIDTLEMALAAEENAKDLDAQELLKKLKEGVELTIKNFYTVFEKHEITPIETDGEFDPNFHDAVMQVDSPEHEDGQIVQQLQKGYKYKERLLRPAMVSICKK, translated from the coding sequence TTGAGTGAAGAAAAAAAAGAAGAATTAAATCAAGAAGAAGTTGTAGAAACTTGTGAGAATCAAACTTGTGAAGACAATACTGAACAAGAGGTTTTAGAACAACAAGAGCAGACTGTAGAGAGCGTAAAAGCTGAATATGAAGCAAAATTAAAAGAAGAACAAGATAAATATTTAAGAGTTCATGCAGATTTTGAAAATATTAAAAAAAGATTAGAAAAAGAGAAGTATCAAGCAATAGATTATGCAAGTGAAAAATTTGCTAAAGATTTATTAGCTCCAATTGATACTTTAGAAATGGCTTTAGCAGCAGAAGAAAATGCTAAAGATTTAGATGCACAAGAGCTTCTTAAAAAACTAAAAGAGGGTGTTGAATTAACAATCAAAAACTTCTATACAGTTTTTGAAAAACATGAAATTACACCTATTGAAACAGATGGTGAATTTGATCCAAATTTCCATGATGCAGTAATGCAAGTTGATAGTCCTGAGCATGAAGATGGACAAATTGTTCAACAATTACAAAAAGGTTATAAGTATAAAGAGAGATTACTAAGACCTGCAATGGTATCTATTTGTAAAAAATAA
- the dnaK gene encoding molecular chaperone DnaK, whose translation MSKVIGIDLGTTNSCMAVYEGGEAKVIPNKEGKNTTPSIVAFTDKGEVLVGDPAKRQAITNPEKTIYSVKRIMGLMMNEENAKEAQSKVGYKIVDRNGAAAVDIAGKVYTPQEISAKILGKLKADAEEYLGDTVTDAVITVPAYFNDAQRKATQEAGTIAGLNVLRIINEPTAASLAYGLDKKDEEKVLVYDLGGGTFDVTVLEIGDGTFEVLSTDGNAFLGGDDFDNAIIDWLAKEFKDENGFDIKTDKMALQRLKDAAENAKKELSSAESTEINLPFISMGNAGPIHLVKSLTRAKFESMTEHLINETLGHIKTALKDAGLDKGEINEIIMVGGSTRLPKANTVVKEFFGKDLNKGVNPDEVVAAGAAVQAGVLKGDVKDVLLLDVTPLSLGIETLGGVATKLIEKGTTIPVKKSQVFSTAEDNQPAVSIHVVQGEREFAKDNKSLGMFELSDIPAAPRGVPQIEVTFDIDANGVLNVSAKDKGTGKENKITISGSSGLSDDEIEKMVNEAEANKDADAKRKEVIEIRNQADALLHSTRKTLEENENAVSEDEKKAIIDAAADLETLLKDENATKEQIEEKVKALTEKSHKLAEAMYKKEQANQGGQQADQKAKKDDDDVIDAEVE comes from the coding sequence ATGAGTAAAGTTATTGGTATTGACTTAGGTACAACAAACTCTTGTATGGCAGTTTACGAAGGTGGTGAAGCAAAAGTTATCCCTAATAAAGAGGGTAAAAATACAACTCCTTCAATTGTAGCATTTACAGATAAAGGTGAAGTATTAGTTGGTGACCCAGCAAAAAGACAAGCTATTACAAACCCAGAAAAAACTATCTATTCTGTAAAAAGAATTATGGGTCTTATGATGAACGAAGAGAATGCTAAAGAAGCACAATCTAAAGTTGGATATAAAATTGTAGATAGAAATGGTGCAGCAGCAGTTGATATTGCTGGTAAAGTTTATACACCACAAGAAATTTCTGCAAAAATTTTAGGAAAATTAAAAGCAGATGCAGAAGAATATTTAGGTGATACTGTTACAGATGCAGTTATTACTGTTCCTGCATATTTCAATGATGCACAAAGAAAAGCAACTCAAGAAGCTGGTACAATTGCTGGACTTAACGTATTAAGAATTATCAATGAGCCAACAGCTGCTTCATTAGCATATGGACTTGATAAAAAAGATGAAGAAAAAGTTCTTGTATACGATTTAGGTGGTGGTACATTTGACGTTACTGTTCTTGAAATTGGTGATGGAACATTTGAAGTACTTTCAACTGATGGTAATGCATTCCTAGGTGGAGATGACTTCGATAATGCTATTATTGATTGGTTAGCAAAAGAGTTTAAAGACGAAAATGGATTTGATATTAAAACAGATAAAATGGCATTACAAAGATTAAAAGATGCAGCTGAAAATGCTAAAAAAGAGCTTTCTTCTGCTGAATCAACAGAAATTAATTTACCATTTATCTCTATGGGTAATGCTGGACCAATTCACTTAGTTAAATCTTTAACTAGAGCAAAATTTGAGTCTATGACTGAGCACTTAATTAATGAAACTTTAGGACACATCAAAACTGCTCTTAAAGATGCTGGATTAGATAAAGGTGAAATCAATGAAATCATCATGGTTGGTGGTTCTACAAGATTACCAAAAGCAAATACAGTTGTAAAAGAGTTCTTCGGAAAAGATTTAAATAAAGGTGTAAACCCTGATGAAGTTGTTGCAGCAGGTGCAGCAGTTCAAGCTGGTGTATTAAAAGGTGATGTAAAAGACGTATTATTATTAGACGTTACTCCATTATCTTTAGGAATTGAGACTTTAGGTGGAGTTGCTACAAAACTTATTGAAAAAGGTACAACTATTCCTGTTAAAAAATCTCAAGTATTTAGTACAGCTGAAGATAACCAACCAGCAGTTTCAATTCACGTAGTTCAAGGTGAAAGAGAATTTGCTAAAGATAATAAATCATTAGGTATGTTTGAACTTTCAGATATCCCAGCAGCTCCAAGAGGTGTTCCTCAAATTGAAGTTACATTTGATATCGATGCAAATGGTGTTTTAAATGTATCTGCTAAAGATAAAGGTACTGGAAAAGAAAACAAAATTACTATCTCTGGTTCGTCTGGATTAAGTGATGATGAAATTGAAAAAATGGTAAATGAAGCAGAAGCAAATAAAGATGCAGATGCAAAAAGAAAAGAAGTAATTGAAATCAGAAACCAAGCTGATGCATTATTACACTCAACTAGAAAAACTTTAGAAGAGAATGAAAATGCAGTTTCTGAAGATGAGAAAAAAGCAATTATTGATGCAGCAGCAGATTTAGAAACACTTCTAAAAGATGAAAATGCAACAAAAGAACAAATTGAAGAAAAAGTTAAAGCATTAACTGAAAAATCTCACAAATTAGCAGAAGCTATGTATAAAAAAGAGCAAGCTAATCAAGGTGGACAACAAGCTGATCAAAAAGCAAAAAAAGATGACGATGATGTTATCGATGCAGAAGTAGAGTAA